AGAactgttatagtttttttttgtgttctcaCCTATTACCAACAACTTAACATGTTTAGAATGCATTTGCATTGAACTGTTCCCTCACAATTTAATAGTAAAACACATGCAAACCAATAGTTGACATTTTATTGCAAATGCTGTGTGCTACACCACCTATAATATTGTTACCAACATTGACTAagcaggcagtggcgtagccaggatttgtgtatggggggtgttaagaagcatgggcccccccccccccccccccccccccccgtattaaagcggggggtccgggggtcctcccccgggaaaatttggattttaaggtgtaaaatagtgctatttgagcagttttcggtacttaaattaaaatattgtaatggtaaaaattttattaattttaatatgaaatttgtttcagtgatgaataagaaattaattaaagatttggtgctaaggggggggtttgaacccctaaaaccccccccctggctacgcccctgtaagCAGGTAAGTGTACGATGTAACTTTCTAAAGTGATGctttacaaacatttttgttaATAAACTTAGgtatataaatattacaaaatgaaaatgtatataattagagatacagaataattaaaaatcaaataGATAGCGGCAACAAGTTATACTGAGTGCtttaaagcatttggagcaaaAGTTCAAtagattttaatagaaaaaaatacaaagcaTATCTTGATTTTCAATAAATGTTAAACTGAAATTCCACACATTTATTCCCCAACATCAAACCTATAACTTAATAGTTAAATAAAAGTTTGTAAAGCAATCAATAATGCacattaatgacaaaaaaaaaattgaactcttTGGAATGAAAGTATAAAGCAACTAAAAACTCACATTTGACATACTttaccaccaattttttttataaaccatgaAATACTGTACAATTTCAGAAGAAAACTTTACATTTTCTATTAACAAGGAGAACTAAAGACCATGTTGAACATTGTATTGTACAATCCATGTAATGATTCTGTTCCAGCAGAACCAAGTTTCCACCTCAATGTGATCATTTAAATTCTCGactttccctgattattccccaCATGAACAGGAAACACTTTacctgaagtaaaaaaaaaaatttaattctgcattgaaTAATCCACCAAGCGTTATTTGGGTGTAAACGATTTCACGGCCATGCATCTTCATAGAGCCACCGATAATTTCATTGGATAACTtcgtagcacacggagaaacatTGAAATTTTAGAAACAGTTGATATATGGGCACGTTTAAATTCAGacttttctaatttttttccctttatatATAGTAATAACTTTCTTTTGCCACATCACATGATAGGAGGAAAGTATTTTAATCAACTAAATCCAAACTGGGTAACTGTCAAGTGGATTTTCTGATATAAgtcatgtattttataaaattccttgcaATTCAAGACCACCAAATCCCAGACTTACTGAACATGGCAACCATTACCTAATGTGGAAACCCAGAAAATTTGGGTATTCGTTTGGCATCTGGCTAAAATTTAAAGGCTTATGTTGCTCTACCAATAGTTGCTTTTTCATTGGTTGATTTACGAGAGAACATTTTTGTTCTTGTTAATCAGTACTTTGCTTATAGTGAGCCAACAATAAACAGCTGACATGGAAGGATgagtccaaataactgcggtccaatcatgaacacagtgcaatAGTATTAAGGTTTCCATTCTAACTTGGCAGCCGAATTAACCCGCAAAATTTCCGTACCTCTACTAACATGGGACAAGTCAACAATGCCTTCTTGCATTGGCAAACAGATTACCCATAGGTAATTACTTTATGCTCACTAACAAACGAACCACAGTTCATTGGCTAAATTACAGTAAAAACTATCCAATGGTTTACATACAAAGTTTCAGTTTCGAAACATGCTAAGTTTTGGACAAAGACTTTGGTATTTTAAAATGGCATTTGGAATTCTATGTACATAAGTAAATGCATATATAATCACATACCTGCAGCTAGCAATTGAGAATATGAAGCCATTACCCACAATtgcaaatgcaaataaattagtCCCACAAGAAAGCAAGGAAAATATTCTGTTAAATAAGAGCAGAATTCTTTTCAGCCACCAATGTTCATGCAAATGACATTTCTAGATGCAAGCATACTAGTAATGATTCCATTAGTGAAgttaaaaaatgcaattttatgGATAAACAACTGGATACGTGGAATTTTTGGCAGCAACTCCAGTAGTTTTCACAAACACCAAAATCTCACAGCAACCCTGTTACATTTACAAGATTCTGAAGGTCTTTCAAAATAGCACAATGTGAAGATGGTGATGCAacagcaagaatttttttttgtgaacgtaACAGCTTTTACCTACCAACAACCATAAACAAACTAATGTACCTATATAAATTGTTTTGCTGTTATATACACACCAAACCtacgacagccatcaatgctTTAATTGATAGAAAATTGTTCAGTTAATTTTAAGATTCAATAGTAAAAATCACTGGGTGGTTTTACAGTGTATTTAATGTAACTGGTTAGAAATCTTCACGTCACCGCCATCGCGTATGTGATTCCAAAATTAATCTGATGTTTTGGTTGCTAACTAAACTATGACAATTCAATCAAGCTTTCTATAACCTCTGATAAACAAAATTGTAGTAACAGCTTatccttataaaaaataaacaaacttcatCTACTTCACTAGACAGAAACTGTTTCTTGGTGATGTCTAGGTAGGAGTGGGTGAAAGTAGTGCAGGAGTCTAAAAAGAGATCAAAGAAAGTATATTTGAGGTGAGACCTCTTTGCTGATTCTCAATTGCAACAAATTTCAATTTCAACCAATGATATTTAAAACCAAACTTTCTGATTTACATACATGTGTACACATTTCAGACATTTAACAATACACATCTATTAAAGTACACACAGTTAAACACAATATATGTACATAATTCTTACATTTATAAATCCTCCCAACATTAATAATGTTCATGTTTTTGAGGTTACATTTTTTGGGCCCGCAGGTATTACGACAGACTGCGTGCTGACCTCCAAAGGCGTTACGTGGAAGAAGTACAGCATGAagccgacggcaaggaggagGTGGAGCCCCAGCACGCCTGCCAACACGACAAGCCGCTGCTCGCCCTGTGCCGCGGGCCACGTGGTCATCAGCAAGACGGAGCCCGACAGCGTGGCTCCGACCACGACCAGCAGCCAGCGAAGCCACTCTATCTGGATGACCCAGAGGATGGAGATGGGGACGTAGATGGACAGGGAGTAGCCGTACACACACAGGATCTCCAGGAAGCTCAGGCGTACATCCTGGCCTCCACGCCACTTGAGCACTCCCCACAGTATCATGGGGACGACCCAGGCGTAGCTGAATATGGCGGTCGCGGCGAACGTGACCGCGTGGAAGTCGTACTTCCAGTGGTAGTCCTTGCTGGCCGCCACCTGCAGGTAGTTGGCCAGGTTTCCGCTGATGGCGATGGTGAACACCAGCGTGACGCAGATCCAAAACGGTCCGTACAGATCTGGCTTCGGCTTGATGTGGTGCTGCAGGTAGCTGACGCCCGGTTTCGGTATCATGGACCACACGATGCGCTCAACCACCTTGTTTGTGTCGACGTCGAAGAACTGTTGGTAATACTCGAAACTCCAGAAGGAAGGTGCTTGTTTGGATCTTTCATTTTTCAGCAAATCGGACTCTGTGCCGTCGCTGTCCGAGCCAGGCGTATCGGGAGAATGGTTGAACGTAAGCGTTTGAGACTCGTTGACGTCCAACTGTGCTGCACTTCCAACGTCTGAAGACGAAAATTCTTGGAACTGCAGCTGAGACTGTGCAGAATTTTGAGGATCTATATCCATGTCTATAAGGGTCAGTTTCGGTGCCGACATGTTCAGAACTAAATTATTTCACATCTGCTTGAAACGGAAATAAAGTATACACAGTCCAACGAGTAAAGACAGCGTAATTATAAAACCGAGACAGCTTATTTTCACTACATAaacaaaactgtaaataacaCCAACACGTCACTTCTTTAATCTCCCCACCATagaaaaacaacattaaatatttGGCATAGATAAATGAAAACATGTGGCCTATTGCCTTCGGAATACACAAAACAatcatctaatttttttttattattaggttCATCCTCTTTCCTGTATATACCGCTCAAAATAATATGAAATGAAGACTATTAATATAACTTATTAgttccaaaataataaatatgtttctAAATTTATCGTATATTTGGTGAGTGTTAAGGCTGCCCTTTTTTCTAATATCAGACAAGGATTGAATTATATTCTGTGTCTAACAAGGACTGCacaaaaatctatatatataaaaatttagcttccgtatgtatttggccgcaaaactcggaaagtatacgatggtttggattgaaatttttacagaacattgcatcttaacagaagagtgtttatatgaaataaaagtttgggaaaatccaccggaaaagtcggaaaaaaaagtttctataactaaatatcatggtcacccaacttagttgtgaccacgctcgacgatgctgtaccatattgtcgaagttcaagcacatcaggctactcgaccattgtgccttgacgactataatttacacaaatatgtatatctatatatatttcaagaaaga
Above is a genomic segment from Bacillus rossius redtenbacheri isolate Brsri chromosome 7, Brsri_v3, whole genome shotgun sequence containing:
- the LOC134534180 gene encoding protein YIPF1, coding for MSAPKLTLIDMDIDPQNSAQSQLQFQEFSSSDVGSAAQLDVNESQTLTFNHSPDTPGSDSDGTESDLLKNERSKQAPSFWSFEYYQQFFDVDTNKVVERIVWSMIPKPGVSYLQHHIKPKPDLYGPFWICVTLVFTIAISGNLANYLQVAASKDYHWKYDFHAVTFAATAIFSYAWVVPMILWGVLKWRGGQDVRLSFLEILCVYGYSLSIYVPISILWVIQIEWLRWLLVVVGATLSGSVLLMTTWPAAQGEQRLVVLAGVLGLHLLLAVGFMLYFFHVTPLEVSTQSVVIPAGPKNVTSKT